Proteins encoded together in one Vicia villosa cultivar HV-30 ecotype Madison, WI unplaced genomic scaffold, Vvil1.0 ctg.000081F_1_1, whole genome shotgun sequence window:
- the LOC131623832 gene encoding uncharacterized protein LOC131623832 codes for MFQFLLLFVLSISTISASKNATSIYEVLHNHGLPMGIFPKGVTQFNVGEDGKFWVHLDQACNAKFENELHYDRNVSGSLSYGKIDGLNGLEAQDLFLWLAVKSIRVDVPSSGLIYFDVGAAYKQFSLSLFETPPECVAVRDDSEGRLGRLRYKLDREASGRDVL; via the exons ATGTTTCAATTTCTTCTCCTCTTCGTTCTCTCAATCTCAACCATTTCTGCATCAAAAAATGCAACCTCTATCTACGAGGTTCTCCACAACCACGGTCTTCCCATGGGTATTTTCCCCAAGGGTGTCACCCAATTCAACGTTGGTGAAGATGGGAAATTCTGGGTGCATTTAGATCAAGCTTGTAATGCTAAATTCGAGAACGAGTTGCATTATGATCGAAACGTATCTGGGTCGTTGAGTTACGGGAAGATTGATGGGTTGAATGGGTTGGAAGCTCAGGATCTTTTTCTTTGGTTGGCTGTTAAGAGTATTCGTGTTGATGTTCCTAGCTCCGGTTTGATTTACTTTGATGTTGGGGCTGCTTATAAACAATTCTCGTTGTCTTTGTTTGAAACTCCACCTGAATGTGTCGCTGTTCGTGATGATTCCGAg GGTCGACTAGGAAGGCTCCGCTATAAGCTTGATCGAGAAGCTTCAGGAAGAGATGTTCTATAG